In Gallus gallus isolate bGalGal1 chromosome 8, bGalGal1.mat.broiler.GRCg7b, whole genome shotgun sequence, one DNA window encodes the following:
- the ADGRL4 gene encoding adhesion G protein-coupled receptor L4 isoform X2, which yields MKLLPFLVLVSSLLDYGYATASCNMTCHKDARCEVQGGTQGCYCSQGYTGNGITFCYDDNECENATQPCGEHANCTNTVGSYFCMCAPGFKSSNGQKTFVPNDGTSCVDVDECSNEGTVACGDHAKCENVDGGFNCSCKEGYQPSTGKLQFKPNDGTSCQENPEAKCVLYKDCVTEHVNKTLAEIRRLKTPLEMLQEINRNTLGPLLPVDVISYIEALSYSSLNTMQYSVPDNEALRNTTINVLVSTVNNFLQKDKITIWEELPVDNQRQSLTKLLHTAEQATLLMSQNFKKTTQLDANASDIALKVFAFDSHHMKHIHPHVYTEGDYVKISPKKKEEYQPNGTVAVVFLRYSNIGSLLSSPKNRSSKDSSEQRETVSSSVIAVAISSNPPTLYELEKITFTLKYTKTADKDIKCAFWNYSADTMNGNWATEGCELTHSNSTHISCKCNHLTHFAVLMSSGGSVGVSNYNILTRITQLGIIISLICLSMCIFTFWFFSEIQSTRTTIHKNLCCSLFLAELIFLIGINMNNNKLICSITAGLLHYFLLAAFAWMCIEGIHLYLIVVGVIYNKGFLHKNFYVFGYVSPAVVVGISAALGYKYYGTTEVCWLSTKNNFIWSFIGPACLIILVNLLAFGVIIYKVFRHTAMLKPEVSCYENIRSCARGALALLFLLGATWIFGVLHVVQGSVVTAYLFTVFNAFQGMFIFIFLCVLSRKIQEEYYRLFKNVPCCFGCLR from the exons ATGATAATGAATGTGAAAATGCTACTCAGCCTTGTGGAGAGCATGCCAATTGCACAAACACTGTGGGAAGTTATTTCTGCATGTGTGCACCTGGTTTCAAATCCAGCAATGGTCAAAAAACTTTTGTACCTAATGATGGAACCTCCTGTGTAG ATGTAGATGAGTGCAGCAATGAAGGAACTGTTGCCTGTGGAGATCATGCAAAATGTGAAAACGTGGATGGAGGGTTTAACTGCTCCTGTAAGGAAGGTTATCAACCATCCACAGGAAAATTGCAGTTTAAGCCAAATGATGGCACTTCCTGCCAAG aaaatCCAGAGGCCAAATGTGTGTTATACAAAGACTGTGTAACAGAACATGTTAATAAAACTTTAGCAGAA attAGACGTTTAAAAACACCCCTGGAGATGCTGCAAGAAATTAATAGGAATACTCTGGGACCACTTTTGCCTGTAGATGTGATTTCATATATCGAAGCATTATCTTATTCATCTCTCAATACCATGCAGTACTCAGTTCCTGACAATGAAGCACTCCGTAACACAACCATTAAC GTTTTGGTTAGCACTGTGAACAATTTTTTGCAAAAAGATAAAATCACCATCTGGGAAGAGCTTCCTGTTGATAACCAAAGACAGAGCCTGACTAAGTTGCTGCATACTGCAGAACAAGCAACGCTTCTCATGTCGCAAAACTTCAAAAAGACGACACAGCTGGATGCTAATGCAAGTGACATAG caCTCAaggtttttgcttttgattcTCACCACATGAAACACATTCACCCACATGTATACACAGAAGGAGACTACGTAAAGATCTCCccaaagaagaaagaggaatatCAACCCAATG GCACTGTTGCAGTTGTCTTTCTGCGGTACAGCAATATCGGTTCTTTGCTTTCATCGCCTAAAAACCGTTCCTCGAAAGATAGttcagagcagagagagacagTAAGCTCATCAGTTATAGCTGTTGCAATTAGCTCAAATCCACCTACGCTGTATGAGCTtgagaaaataacatttacatTAAAGTACACCAAG ACTGCagataaagatattaaatgtGCATTTTGGAACTACTCAGCTGACACAATGAATGGCAACTGGGCTACAGAAGGCTGTGAGCTGACGCATTCCAATTCCACTCATATCTCATGCAAATGTAATCATCTGactcattttgctgttttgatgTCCTCAGGTGGCTCTGTT GGTGTTTCGAATTATAACATTCTTACAAGAATCACTCAGCTAGGAATAATTATTTCGTTGATTTGCCTCTCCATGTGCATTTTTACATTCTGGTTCTTCAGTGAAATTCAAAGCACTAGAACGACAATTCACAAAAacctctgctgcagccttttCCTGGCGGAACTTATTTTCCTGATTGGAATTAATATGAACAATAATAAG CTCATCTGTTCAATTACTGCTGGATTACTCCATTATTTCCTTCTAGCTGCGTTTGCATGGATGTGCATTGAAGGCATTCACCTCTACCTTATAGTTGTGGGAGTCATCTATAACAAGGGTTTCTTGCACAAGAATTTCTATGTCTTTGGCTATGTCAGTCCAGCTGTGGTAGTTGGCATCTCTGCTGCACTGGGATACAAGTACTACGGTACCACAGAAGT atgttGGCTCAGCACAAAGAATAACTTTATATGGAGTTTTATAGGACCAGCATGCCTAATAATTCTT GTTAATTTGCTGGCTTTCGGAGTGATTATTTATAAAGTATTTCGACACACTGCAATGTTAAAGCCAGAAGTTAGTTGTTACGAAAATATAAG GTCCTGTGCCCGAGGTGCTCTCGCTCTCCTGTTCCTCCTTGGGGCTACTTGGATCTTTGGGGTCCTCCATGTCGTCCAGGGCTCTGTGGTTACGGCCTATCTGTTTACAGTCTTCAATGCATTTCAGGGGATGttcatcttcatctttctttgtgTGCTGTCCAGAAAG attcaAGAAGAGTATTACAGGTTGTTCAAAAACGTTCCTTGTTGTTTCGGCTGCTTaagataa